The following coding sequences are from one Ancylobacter sp. TS-1 window:
- a CDS encoding polysaccharide biosynthesis tyrosine autokinase, producing MRDDGFDRGAAGGNPRQLPAIAENRALPARMDGGSYGPSGYPGVDPAHEVEITALIHYLIGVAWKWRMLITGTTGISFVIALVYCFLATPLYSANVRIQIDREPGKIFDGGSTAPAEQGGTEFQKTQYELLKSRAMSERVVSALALEQDSGFTHLSPGLIGGLFDLFSDKTQEEDSVIVQERARAIAVGRIQMNVSISPVAASRLVDIQFVDTSPLRAASIANAYADAYVASNLDKRFEASSYAKVFLEDQIKQLKLRLEESEKALIAFAESENMVETSDKVSIAESNLAAANAALGQLISNRIRDEETWKQVANTNAINLPQLLTNNVIDGLRTQRNELKRDYEEKLETFKPGYPAMVEISKKIAEIDRQLATEVNTIRNSLKAAYESSANQEAQMRGRIEELRAEVIDLQKKNVRYSILQREVTSNRNLYNDLLQRYKEVDVASGVGTNNVFIVDRALPPGGPSHPRTLMVLAGALALGLLGGFGAANLIEMFDDRIRSPEDAERATGLPVLGIVPHTEFPNGVVAELSHPRSPVAEAYRSLATSLQFSTETGLPRTLVLTSAGASEGKSTTAIALARHFAITGKKVLLIDADLRKPSLHSKLGYDNTVGLSNCLTGMATLRDVVQRTDLANLSFIASGPLPPNAADILGGTRVFTLISVVLETYDLVIFDSPPMLSIADAQLLGAAAAATIFVTGSGDGRRAVARNALRRLQLARAQTIGVVLTKFDFRSAHYGYGYGYGYGYGEGHGQDEGNAAPSEGMRSLLPKFKRRDSRSNESELV from the coding sequence ATGCGCGATGACGGCTTCGATAGAGGTGCGGCCGGGGGCAATCCGCGGCAGTTGCCGGCCATTGCGGAAAATCGCGCCTTGCCCGCCCGCATGGACGGCGGCAGCTACGGACCGAGCGGCTATCCCGGCGTCGATCCCGCCCACGAAGTCGAAATCACTGCCCTAATTCACTATCTGATCGGCGTCGCCTGGAAATGGCGAATGCTCATTACCGGTACCACCGGCATCTCTTTCGTCATCGCCCTTGTCTATTGCTTCCTAGCGACCCCTCTCTATTCAGCCAACGTCCGCATTCAGATCGACCGCGAGCCGGGAAAGATCTTCGACGGCGGCTCGACTGCACCCGCCGAACAGGGTGGCACCGAGTTCCAGAAGACGCAGTATGAGTTGCTGAAGAGCCGTGCCATGTCCGAGCGCGTTGTGTCGGCCCTGGCGCTAGAGCAGGATTCCGGTTTCACTCATCTCTCGCCCGGCCTCATCGGCGGCCTCTTCGACCTGTTCTCTGACAAGACACAGGAAGAAGATTCCGTGATCGTCCAGGAGCGTGCGCGGGCCATCGCTGTCGGCCGAATTCAAATGAACGTCTCGATCAGCCCGGTCGCTGCGTCCCGGCTTGTCGACATCCAGTTCGTCGACACCTCGCCGCTGCGGGCAGCATCCATCGCAAATGCCTATGCCGACGCCTATGTCGCGTCCAATCTCGACAAGCGGTTCGAGGCCAGCTCCTACGCCAAAGTCTTCCTGGAAGACCAGATCAAGCAGCTCAAGCTCCGGCTGGAAGAATCCGAGAAGGCGTTGATCGCCTTCGCCGAGAGCGAGAACATGGTCGAGACCAGCGACAAGGTCTCCATCGCCGAAAGCAACCTCGCCGCCGCCAATGCCGCGCTGGGCCAGCTCATCTCGAACCGTATCCGCGACGAGGAGACCTGGAAGCAGGTGGCGAACACCAACGCCATCAACCTGCCCCAGCTCCTCACCAACAACGTGATCGACGGGCTACGCACCCAGCGCAACGAACTCAAGCGCGACTACGAGGAGAAGCTGGAGACCTTCAAGCCTGGCTATCCGGCCATGGTGGAGATCTCCAAGAAGATCGCCGAGATCGACCGCCAGCTCGCCACCGAAGTGAACACCATCCGCAATTCGCTGAAGGCCGCCTATGAATCCTCGGCCAACCAGGAAGCGCAGATGCGCGGCCGGATCGAGGAACTGCGCGCCGAGGTGATCGACCTGCAGAAGAAGAACGTGCGCTACAGCATTCTGCAGCGCGAGGTGACGTCCAACCGCAACCTCTATAACGACCTGCTGCAGCGCTATAAGGAAGTCGACGTCGCCAGCGGCGTCGGTACCAACAACGTCTTCATCGTCGACCGCGCCTTGCCGCCGGGCGGCCCCTCGCACCCGCGCACCCTTATGGTTCTGGCGGGCGCGCTGGCCCTCGGCCTGCTCGGAGGCTTCGGCGCCGCCAATCTCATCGAGATGTTCGATGACCGCATCCGCAGCCCTGAGGACGCGGAGAGGGCGACCGGCCTGCCGGTTCTCGGCATTGTGCCGCACACGGAATTCCCGAACGGGGTCGTCGCCGAGCTCAGCCACCCGCGATCGCCGGTGGCGGAAGCCTATCGCTCGCTCGCCACCTCGCTCCAGTTCTCCACTGAGACGGGACTGCCGCGCACCCTCGTGCTCACCAGCGCCGGCGCCTCGGAAGGCAAGTCCACCACCGCCATCGCGCTGGCGCGGCACTTCGCCATCACCGGCAAGAAGGTGCTGCTCATCGACGCCGACCTGCGCAAGCCCTCGCTGCACAGCAAGCTCGGCTATGACAACACGGTCGGCCTTTCCAACTGCCTGACCGGCATGGCCACGCTGCGCGACGTGGTACAGCGGACGGACCTTGCCAACCTTTCCTTCATCGCCTCGGGACCGCTGCCGCCCAATGCCGCCGACATCCTCGGCGGCACGCGCGTGTTCACGCTGATCTCGGTGGTGCTGGAAACCTATGATCTCGTCATCTTCGACAGCCCGCCCATGCTCAGCATTGCCGACGCACAGCTCCTCGGCGCGGCCGCGGCGGCCACGATCTTCGTCACCGGCTCCGGCGACGGCCGCCGGGCCGTGGCCCGCAACGCGCTGCGCCGGCTCCAGCTCGCGCGGGCCCAGACCATCGGCGTGGTGCTGACGAAGTTCGATTTCCGCAGCGCCCATTACGGCTACGGCTATGGCTATGGTTATGGATATGGCGAGGGTCACGGGCAGGACGAGGGGAACGCCGCGCCGTCCGAGGGCATGAGGTCGCTCCTGCCCAAGTTCAAGCGCCGCGACTCCCGCTCGAACGAGTCCGAGCTGGTGTAA
- the fabI gene encoding enoyl-ACP reductase FabI has product MSIPTARLKLLEGKKGLVVGIANDQSIAWGCARAFRAFGAEVAVTYLNDKAKPHVEPLARELEAPIFLPLDATAPGEMEAVFARIGEQWGGLDFLVHSIAFSPRETLAGRVTDAPLDGFLKTMEISCWSFIRMAHLAEPLMKNGGSLFTMTYYGSEKVIENYNIMGVAKAALESAVRYMAAELGPKGIRVHAISPGPLATRAASGIPEFDALLDKAKRKAPARELVSIDDVGVATAFLAHDAARLMTGQVLYIDGGYHIVD; this is encoded by the coding sequence ATGTCGATCCCCACGGCCAGACTGAAGCTGCTTGAGGGCAAGAAGGGTCTTGTCGTCGGCATCGCCAACGACCAGTCGATCGCCTGGGGCTGCGCCCGGGCCTTCCGCGCCTTCGGCGCCGAGGTCGCCGTCACCTATCTCAACGACAAGGCGAAGCCGCATGTCGAGCCGCTGGCCCGCGAGCTGGAGGCACCGATCTTCCTGCCGCTCGACGCCACCGCGCCGGGCGAGATGGAAGCGGTGTTCGCGCGCATCGGCGAGCAATGGGGCGGGCTCGATTTCCTCGTCCATTCCATCGCCTTCTCGCCGCGCGAGACGCTGGCGGGCCGCGTCACCGACGCGCCGCTCGACGGTTTCCTGAAGACGATGGAGATTTCCTGCTGGTCTTTCATCCGCATGGCGCATCTGGCCGAGCCGCTGATGAAGAACGGCGGCAGCCTGTTCACCATGACCTATTACGGCTCCGAGAAGGTCATCGAGAACTACAACATCATGGGCGTCGCCAAGGCGGCGCTGGAGAGCGCGGTGCGCTACATGGCGGCCGAACTCGGCCCGAAGGGCATCCGCGTCCACGCCATCTCGCCCGGCCCGCTGGCGACGCGGGCGGCTTCCGGCATCCCGGAATTCGACGCGCTGCTCGACAAGGCCAAGCGCAAGGCGCCGGCGCGCGAACTGGTGAGCATCGACGATGTCGGCGTGGCGACCGCCTTCCTCGCCCATGACGCCGCCCGGCTGATGACGGGGCAGGTGCTCTATATCGACGGCGGCTACCACATCGTCGACTGA
- a CDS encoding DUF3141 domain-containing protein, translating to MSGTDLMSDAMAYAVDAGQRWTLYLEAMRRRGLQYEQHIAEPLPNVLDYQAEVIVDGRELAHAVNYLLMRIVPPDGVEIDPRKRPFVVVDPRAGHGPGIGGFKADSEIGVALKAGHPCYFVGFLPDPVPGQTIEDIGRAEAAFLEAVIARHPEAEGKPCVIGNCQAGWAVMMLAAVRPELFGPVIIAGSPLSYWAGVRGHNPMRYSGGLLGGSWLTALTSDLGAGVFDGAWLVQNFENQNPANTLWSKQYNLYSKIDTEVERYLGFEKWWGGHVTLNAEEIQFIVDELFVGNKLASGDIRTSDGTTIDLRNIRSPIVVFCSRGDNITPPQQALDWILDLYGSVDEIRSYGQTIIYTVHDTIGHLGIFVSAGVARKEHQEFASNIDFIDVLPPGLYEAIFEPKSPDTPSADLVQGDWIMRCEARDLDDIRAFGGNTLDDERQFATAARVSETNLSLYRALAQPFVRAAVNPAMAEAFRKLHPLRLSYEMFGANNPFLSWLDDAAGEARRDRLPAGPDNRFVKAQEQVSHQIVEGLEAWRKAVEHQSEFAFRAIYGSPLLQAAMGIDRDDDRRPRSAGGSELHRELIRRRIGELRAEFGSGGLVEALMRSLIYVALARGSADERGFTAIRRLREQHARAQQYSLAEFKTKLREQYFMLLIDRPAAVAAIRDLLPADRAERRAAYAILTDVLAARGPVTGEAAERLAEIARLFDLDPPEEGAAPARLRVAGGKKA from the coding sequence ATGTCCGGGACGGATCTGATGAGCGACGCCATGGCCTATGCCGTGGATGCGGGCCAGCGCTGGACGCTTTATCTCGAGGCGATGCGCCGGCGCGGTCTGCAATATGAGCAGCACATCGCCGAGCCGCTGCCCAACGTGCTGGACTATCAGGCCGAGGTGATCGTCGACGGGCGCGAGCTGGCGCACGCGGTGAACTACCTGCTGATGCGGATCGTGCCGCCCGACGGCGTGGAGATCGACCCGCGCAAGCGTCCCTTCGTCGTCGTCGACCCGCGCGCCGGGCATGGTCCCGGCATTGGCGGCTTCAAGGCGGACAGCGAGATCGGCGTCGCGCTCAAGGCCGGCCATCCCTGCTATTTCGTCGGCTTCCTGCCCGATCCGGTGCCCGGCCAGACCATCGAGGACATCGGGCGCGCCGAGGCGGCGTTCCTTGAAGCCGTCATCGCCCGGCACCCGGAGGCGGAGGGCAAGCCCTGCGTGATCGGCAACTGCCAGGCCGGCTGGGCGGTGATGATGCTGGCGGCGGTGCGCCCCGAACTCTTCGGCCCGGTCATCATCGCCGGCTCGCCGCTCTCCTACTGGGCGGGCGTGCGCGGGCACAACCCGATGCGCTATTCGGGCGGCCTGCTGGGGGGAAGCTGGCTGACCGCGCTCACCAGCGATCTCGGCGCCGGCGTGTTCGACGGCGCCTGGCTGGTGCAGAATTTCGAGAACCAGAACCCGGCCAACACGCTCTGGAGCAAGCAGTACAACCTCTATTCGAAGATCGACACCGAGGTGGAACGCTATCTCGGCTTCGAGAAGTGGTGGGGCGGGCATGTCACGCTGAATGCCGAGGAAATCCAGTTCATCGTCGACGAGCTGTTCGTCGGCAACAAGCTGGCCAGCGGCGACATCCGCACCAGCGACGGCACCACGATCGATCTGCGCAACATTCGCTCGCCCATCGTGGTGTTCTGCTCGCGGGGCGACAACATCACCCCGCCGCAGCAGGCGCTGGACTGGATCCTCGACCTCTATGGCAGCGTCGACGAGATCCGCTCCTACGGCCAGACCATCATCTACACGGTGCACGACACGATCGGCCATCTCGGCATCTTCGTCTCGGCCGGGGTGGCGCGGAAGGAGCATCAGGAGTTCGCCTCCAATATCGACTTCATCGACGTGCTGCCGCCGGGGCTGTACGAGGCGATCTTCGAGCCGAAGTCGCCGGACACGCCGAGCGCCGATCTGGTGCAGGGCGACTGGATCATGCGCTGCGAGGCGCGCGACCTCGACGATATCCGCGCCTTCGGCGGCAACACGCTGGACGACGAGCGCCAGTTCGCCACGGCGGCGCGGGTCTCCGAGACCAATCTGTCGCTCTACCGCGCGCTGGCGCAGCCCTTCGTGCGCGCCGCCGTCAACCCGGCGATGGCGGAGGCCTTCCGCAAGCTGCACCCGCTGCGGCTGAGCTACGAGATGTTCGGCGCCAACAACCCGTTCCTGTCCTGGCTCGACGACGCGGCCGGGGAGGCACGGCGCGACCGCCTTCCGGCCGGGCCGGACAATCGCTTCGTGAAGGCGCAGGAGCAGGTGTCGCATCAGATCGTCGAGGGGCTGGAAGCCTGGCGTAAGGCGGTGGAGCACCAGTCGGAGTTTGCCTTCCGCGCGATCTACGGCTCGCCGCTGCTGCAGGCGGCGATGGGCATCGACCGGGACGACGACCGGCGCCCGCGCAGCGCCGGCGGGAGCGAACTGCACCGCGAGCTGATCCGCCGGCGGATCGGGGAGTTGCGGGCCGAGTTCGGCAGCGGCGGGCTGGTCGAGGCACTGATGCGCTCGCTCATCTATGTCGCGCTGGCGCGGGGCAGTGCCGACGAGCGCGGCTTCACCGCGATACGCCGGCTGCGCGAGCAGCACGCGCGGGCGCAGCAATACTCGCTCGCCGAGTTCAAGACCAAGCTGCGCGAGCAGTATTTCATGCTGCTGATCGACCGTCCGGCGGCGGTGGCGGCGATCCGCGACCTGCTGCCGGCCGACCGTGCCGAGCGCCGGGCGGCCTACGCCATCCTTACCGACGTGCTTGCCGCGCGCGGGCCCGTGACCGGCGAGGCGGCCGAGCGGCTGGCCGAGATCGCGCGCCTGTTCGACCTCGATCCGCCGGAGGAGGGTGCCGCGCCCGCCAGGCTGCGCGTGGCGGGCGGCAAGAAGGCCTGA
- a CDS encoding aminotransferase class I/II-fold pyridoxal phosphate-dependent enzyme, protein MSARNAIGGTEEAGARSYAAQIPILVDRSRPDGLTRQIADQIREGIETGRVAVGTRLPSSRRLSEQLNVARNTVVRAYEMLEDQGLIETRPASGIFARRPATQVPAPTVPLPEPPGDRPAMPRPQAPARVQRLVNDGAGRLSFDFFPGRPDAGLFPIKTWRRLIQSTLSRGAAPGLVQYSDPAGLPVLRAAIAGHLATWRGIAPDPGRVIVTHGIQEGLSIAARLFLGPDAAAVVENPCYQGASFAFEATGARIERVPVDEEGLMVERLPAGPVALAYVTPSHQYPTGASLALHRRHGLVDWARRTGAYLVEDDYDSDFQYDGSPLPAIAAMAPDCTLYLGTFSKSLGAGLRLGYMVVPPALVDAAIAVKTLLNNGGSWLEQSVLAEFIRSGGFVSHLMRARARYRESRDVTLAALRRHFGDVEVEGEASGLHLCWQLPSGLPAAATLETMARKARVGVYSLASGGAHDGLGTSLSMRGIVLGYASLSPRQIEQGIARLSDVVDDTLDARPTFLSELLVHEPLGRGRRPEPAPRNRQRPALRAAPPRPAVFGPEQFLEGPMQLVRGIYRYPIKGLSGQPVAGVELEPGRPFPFDRVFALARPGVPVDPYDPQWAKKGLFVMLMLDEALAQVRTSLDPETLLLRVWSGTDEVLCVGLDTPSGRAEFEAFVHRLVPSLNEPPTLVQSRTGHFMDKPDNVLSLINLATVRSLEEKWGRAIDPLRFRANFYVDGLRPWQEFEWIGSDIRLGDAVFRVDRRNGRCGATNVNPANGQRDLDIPGGLRTAFGHKDLGVYLVTQKGGKVVVGDPFAVPSVAAAAPSTPAPAAAPGVSTPAIRQFICRGCYYIFDEAKGHRPDGIVPGTPFAAVPAGWRCPDCGTDKIAFRPYLPA, encoded by the coding sequence ATGAGTGCGAGGAACGCCATCGGCGGGACGGAGGAGGCCGGCGCGCGCAGCTATGCCGCGCAGATCCCCATCCTCGTCGACCGCAGCCGGCCAGACGGGCTGACCCGCCAGATCGCCGATCAGATCCGCGAGGGGATCGAGACCGGCCGCGTCGCGGTGGGCACCCGCCTGCCGTCGTCGCGGCGGCTGTCCGAGCAGCTCAACGTGGCGCGCAACACGGTGGTGCGCGCCTATGAGATGCTGGAGGACCAGGGCCTCATCGAAACCCGCCCGGCATCGGGCATCTTCGCGCGGCGCCCCGCCACGCAGGTTCCAGCGCCGACGGTGCCGCTGCCCGAGCCGCCGGGCGACCGGCCGGCCATGCCGCGCCCGCAGGCACCGGCGCGCGTGCAGCGGCTGGTCAATGACGGTGCGGGCCGGCTTTCCTTCGATTTCTTTCCCGGCCGGCCGGATGCCGGCCTGTTCCCGATCAAGACGTGGCGCCGGCTGATCCAGTCCACCCTGTCGCGCGGCGCCGCGCCGGGGCTCGTGCAATATTCCGATCCCGCCGGGCTGCCGGTGCTGCGCGCCGCCATCGCCGGCCATCTGGCGACCTGGCGCGGCATCGCGCCCGATCCCGGCCGGGTGATCGTGACCCACGGGATCCAGGAGGGGCTGAGCATCGCCGCCCGCCTGTTCCTCGGGCCGGACGCGGCGGCGGTGGTCGAGAACCCCTGCTATCAGGGCGCCAGCTTCGCCTTCGAGGCCACCGGGGCGCGCATCGAGCGCGTGCCAGTCGACGAGGAGGGGCTGATGGTGGAGCGCCTGCCGGCCGGGCCGGTCGCGCTCGCCTATGTCACTCCCTCGCACCAGTACCCGACCGGGGCGAGCCTCGCCCTGCACCGGCGCCATGGGCTGGTCGACTGGGCACGGCGCACCGGCGCCTATCTGGTCGAGGACGACTACGACAGCGACTTTCAGTATGACGGCTCGCCGCTGCCGGCGATCGCCGCGATGGCGCCCGACTGCACCCTCTATCTCGGCACCTTCTCCAAGTCGCTCGGCGCCGGCCTGCGGCTCGGCTACATGGTGGTGCCGCCGGCGCTGGTCGATGCCGCCATCGCGGTGAAGACGCTGCTCAACAATGGCGGCAGCTGGCTCGAACAGAGCGTGCTCGCCGAGTTCATCCGCTCCGGCGGGTTCGTCTCCCACCTGATGCGGGCGCGGGCACGCTACCGCGAGAGCCGCGACGTGACGCTGGCGGCGCTGCGCCGGCATTTCGGCGATGTGGAGGTGGAGGGCGAGGCGAGCGGCCTGCATTTGTGCTGGCAACTGCCCTCCGGCCTCCCGGCCGCCGCGACGCTGGAGACGATGGCGCGCAAGGCGCGCGTCGGCGTCTATTCGCTGGCCTCGGGCGGCGCCCATGATGGGCTGGGCACCTCGCTGTCGATGCGCGGCATCGTGCTCGGCTATGCCTCGCTGTCGCCGCGCCAGATCGAGCAGGGCATTGCGCGGCTGTCGGACGTCGTGGACGACACGCTCGACGCCCGCCCGACCTTCCTGAGCGAATTGCTCGTGCATGAGCCGCTGGGGCGCGGCCGGCGTCCCGAACCGGCCCCCCGCAATCGTCAGAGACCGGCCCTACGCGCCGCCCCTCCGCGTCCGGCAGTGTTCGGCCCGGAACAGTTTCTGGAGGGGCCGATGCAACTGGTGCGCGGGATTTACCGCTATCCGATCAAGGGTTTGAGCGGGCAGCCGGTTGCCGGCGTCGAGCTGGAGCCGGGCAGGCCCTTCCCCTTCGACCGGGTATTCGCGCTGGCGCGGCCGGGCGTACCGGTGGACCCCTACGACCCGCAATGGGCCAAGAAGGGCCTGTTCGTCATGCTGATGCTCGACGAGGCGCTGGCGCAGGTGCGCACCAGCCTCGATCCGGAGACATTGCTGCTGCGCGTCTGGTCCGGCACTGACGAGGTGCTGTGCGTCGGCCTCGACACGCCGAGCGGGCGGGCGGAGTTCGAGGCTTTCGTGCACCGCCTCGTGCCCTCGCTCAACGAGCCGCCGACGCTGGTGCAGAGCCGCACCGGCCACTTCATGGACAAGCCTGACAATGTGCTCTCGCTGATCAATCTGGCGACCGTGCGCAGCCTCGAGGAGAAATGGGGTCGGGCCATCGACCCGCTGCGCTTCCGCGCCAATTTCTACGTCGACGGCCTGCGGCCCTGGCAGGAGTTCGAGTGGATCGGCAGCGACATCCGGCTCGGCGACGCGGTGTTCCGGGTCGACCGTCGCAACGGGCGCTGCGGGGCGACAAATGTGAACCCCGCCAACGGCCAGCGCGACCTCGATATTCCGGGCGGGCTGCGGACCGCCTTCGGCCACAAGGATCTCGGCGTCTATCTCGTGACCCAGAAGGGCGGCAAGGTCGTGGTGGGCGATCCCTTCGCCGTCCCGTCAGTCGCCGCCGCCGCCCCCTCGACGCCGGCTCCGGCGGCGGCGCCGGGTGTCTCGACGCCCGCGATCCGGCAGTTCATCTGCCGGGGCTGCTACTACATCTTCGACGAGGCGAAGGGGCACCGTCCCGATGGCATCGTTCCCGGCACGCCCTTCGCCGCGGTGCCCGCCGGCTGGCGCTGCCCGGACTGCGGCACCGACAAGATCGCCTTCCGCCCCTATCTGCCCGCCTGA